In a genomic window of Lonchura striata isolate bLonStr1 chromosome 4, bLonStr1.mat, whole genome shotgun sequence:
- the NPY2R gene encoding neuropeptide Y receptor type 2, translating into MGPLEAVGEDNQTDEMKMELFTKLYLTRYTTPLNELALDPKPELKDSTTLVEVQIILIFAYCSIILLGVIGNSLVIHVIIKFKSMRTVTNFFIANLAVADLLVNTLCLPFTLVYTLLGEWKLGPVLCHLVPYAQALAVHVSTVTLTVIALDRHRCIVYHLESRISKRISFLIIGVAWAVSALLASPLAIFREYSLIEIIPDFKIVVCSEKWPGEGQLNYGTIYSISMLLIQYVLPLAVISYAYIRIWTKLKNHVSPGAGNDHYHHRRRKTTKMLVCVVVVFAVSWLPFHTFQLVSDIDSQVLDLKEYKLIYTVFHVIAMCSTFANPLLYGWMNNNYRTAFLTAFQCEQRLDSIHPEVSAAFKARKKLEAKRIQFPGDSFTQPTNV; encoded by the coding sequence ATGGGGCCCCTGGAAGCAGTAGGTGAGGACAACCAGAcagatgaaatgaaaatggagcTGTTCACTAAGCTGTACTTGACAAGATACACCACACCACTCAACGAATTGGCTCTGGACCCTAAACCAGAACTGAAGGACAGCACAACGCTTGTTGAAGTACAGATAATTCTCATCTTTGCTTACTGCTCCATCATCCTGCTGGGAGTGATTGGAAACTCCCTTGTGATCCACGTGATCATCAAATTCAAAAGCATGCGCACAGTGACTAACTTCTTCATTGCCAACCTGGCAGTGGCTGACCTGCTGGTGAACACGCTGTGCCTGCCCTTCACCTTGGTTTATACGCTCTTGGGCGAATGGAAACTGGGCCCGGTCTTGTGCCACCTGGTGCCCTATGCCCAGGCCCTTGCTGTCCACGTGTCTACTGTCACTTTGACTGTGATCGCTCTGGATCGTCACCGCTGCATCGTCTATCACTTGGAAAGCAGAATCTCTAAGCGGATCAGCTTCCTGATTATAGGAGTTGCCTGGGCAGTCAGTGCCTTGTTGGCAAGTCCTCTGGCCATCTTCCGTGAGTACTCGTTGATTGAGATCATTCCTGACTTCAAGATTGTGGTCTGCTCTGAGAAGTGGCCAGGGGAGGGGCAGCTCAACTATGGCACCATCTACAGCATCTCCATGCTCCTGATCCAGTATGTCCTGCCTCTGGCAGTCATCTCCTATGCCTACATCCGTATTTGGACCAAGCTCAAGAACCACGTTAGCCCTGGGGCGGGGAATGACCACTATCACCACCGGCGCCGGAAAACCACCAAGATGCTGGTGTGCGTGGTTGTGGTGTTTGCTGTCAGCTGGCTGCCCTTTCACACCTTCCAGCTGGTCAGTGACATTGACAGTCAGGTGTTAGACCTGAAAGAGTACAAACTGATCTACACGGTGTTCCATGTCATTGCCATGTGCTCAACGTTTGCTAACCCCCTCCTCTATGGCTGGATGAATAACAACTACAGGACGGCCTTCCTCACAGCCTTCCAGTGTGAACAGCGGCTGGACTCCATCCACCCTGAAGTATCAGCAGCTTTCAAAGCCAGGAAGAAATTAGAAGCCAAGAGGATTCAGTTTCCTGGGGACTCTTTTACACAACCTACCAATGTCTAA